One Mytilus trossulus isolate FHL-02 chromosome 5, PNRI_Mtr1.1.1.hap1, whole genome shotgun sequence DNA segment encodes these proteins:
- the LOC134719789 gene encoding uncharacterized protein LOC134719789, translated as MEIDKRKTQRNVQSLDIGYGITLIDVPSEINYKATRWEADERVDALKKNTFPDQFMLASDIVHVHEKGALTNPLDCTLFSEEESITVNVVLPSVNDINLKYFQYKAAVRFQMQWEFLDIEILGDNKGIFRKNKIESMCIFIQSIKESIMLSEKETQYVNSKDEQIQVKFPQNSVTKSQQIDFKVYPVNVNNINWTKDVNEMGVAKISECLFGSHVEFQVPVLVQLPLKLVGTWEVDDTDMDYIVFKVNDDWSLDFLDTKPEIKDGIASFTVNSFSGVAVVAATRKHPDVLENVSRSIQAAYMFTKTCKILFFVRKQTSLSSMMIILECVASEKMEEIIINRKAIYDFDIVKEWTSRDIDMIPDRTVIKVDVRGKFSMPKEAKIKSPAIYCNPFGRENFNRFQVELSQRVGGSLFGILSFRNTKHVIDEIFYDPSSRTKVPNKSKSGYRIMRNEREVKTSRNQHSKGINKL; from the exons ATGGAAATAGATAAAAGGAAAACGCAAAGAAATGTCCAAAG CCTAGACATTGGATACGGCATAACACTGATAGATGTTCCGTCTGAGATCAATTATAAGGCAACTAGATGGGAAGCTGATGAACGTGTTGATgcattaaagaaaaatacattcCCCGATCAATTTATGTTGGCATCGGATATAGTTCACGTACACGAGAAGGGAGCTTTAACTAATCCATTAGATTGCACTCTTTTTTCCGAGGAAGAAAGTATTACAGTTAATGTGGTACTTCCATCTGTAAATGACATAAACCTCAAATATTTCCAGTATAAAGCAGCAGTCAGATTTCAGATGCAATGGGAGTTCTTGGACATAGAAATTTTG ggagacaataaaGGAATATTccggaaaaataaaattgaatcgATGTGCATTTTTATTCAATCTATTAAAGAGAGCATAATGCTATCGGAAAAAGAAACACAGTATGTAAACTCTAAAGATGAACAAATACAGGTCAAGTTTCCACAAAACTCAGTGACAAAAAGCCAACAGATTGATTTCAAG GTATATCCagtaaatgtaaacaatatcaACTGGACTAAAGATGTAAACGAAATGGGTGTAGCTAAAATTTCAGAGTGCCTGTTTGGGTCTCATGTAGAATTTCAAGTCCCTGTTTTAGTTCAACTACCATTGAAATTGGTAGGAACATGGGAAGTAGACGATACAGACATGGATTACATAGTTTTTAAAGTAAACGATGACTGGTCTTTAGATTTTCTCGATACAAAACCAGAGATAAAAGATGGAATAGCTTCTTTCACAGTTAATTCTTTTTCTGG tGTAGCTGTTGTAGCCGCAACCCGTAAACACCCGGATGTTCTTGAAAATGTGTCTCGATCCATTCAAGCAGCATACATGTTTACGAAGACCTGCAAAATTCTCTTCTTTGTTCGAAAACAAACAAGTCTTTCAAGCATGATGATTATACTTGAGTGCGTTGCAAGTGAAAAAATGGAAGAGATTATAATAAATCGAAAGGCAATCTATGATTTCGATATCGTTAAAGAGTGGACAAGCAGGGATATAGATATGATTCCGGATAGGACCGTCATTAAAGTTGATGTAAGAGGAAAATTTAGTATGCCCAAAGAAGCCAAAATCAAATCACCTGCAATCTACTGCAACCCATTTGGAAGGGAGAACTTCAATCGTTTTCAAGTTGAGTTATCTCAACGGGTCGGCGGTTCATTATTTGGAATTCTAAGCTTCAGAAATACCAAACATGTTATCGATGAAATTTTCTATGACCCCTCGTCACGTACCAAGGTCCCTAATAAAAGCAAATCAGGATATCGAATCATGCGGAATGAGAGAGAAGTCAAAACAAGTCGAAATCAGCATTCGAAAGGAATTAACAAACTGTAA